aagttttatcccgatacagtcgttgttgcctgatttgcatagtggaaaatgaaagaatcagatggaatttaaaatggtgttatatgggacgtaggcgtggttgtagtccgatttcgcccattttcgcacaatGACATaggaatataaaaagaacgttatgcaccgaatttggttgaaatcggataagcagatctcaagatatgggttttcacctaaaagtgggctgtgccacgcccactgtataattttgaacgcggttcctataaagtcatctcataccatcccagagatacaatttaatgtctctggcgtgtttagtgcttcatttatcgcgcttttagtagtttttaacagtaccgttatatggggagtgggcggagttgccacccgatttcacctattttcacactgtaggtagaggttctaaaaccatttgcttccagtgaatcttgttattattgcatcagcggtttaggagatatgcacattaaacctattaggggcgggaccacgcccacttaaaaaaattttttaactgcagatgcccctccctattgtgatcctgtataccaaataagagtcttataTCTTGTTGTTGAGCtgagttatggcaatttatttgtttttgaataatggcgttttgtgggcgtggcagtggtacgattacacccatctgcaataccaaccgtctcacggtattaagaaacatgtctaccaagtttcataaagatatctccatttttactcaagttagagcttgcacgtacggacagacagccacccggatttcaactcctctCTTCATCGTGAtcacttatatttacataaccctatatctaactcgattagttttaggtgatacaaacaaccgttaggtaaacaaaactattatactctgtagcaacaagttgcgagagtataaaaatatacatacgtactagaagcccgacagacgttgtccgtcttaaatgtaaactttttgaaattagctgtattaattagaccgttttgatgaaaatttttattagaaacttaTTACAACATCTAacgtcattcatatatatttatcacaatcCGACGAATCGAAAGCgtgaaaatatgtattgtatattagaATGCTTAAACTatacttatgctatcttagaTAGACATCAGTGCCATCTACCAGgctcaaatatacttttgaataacgggcagcgcagtctgccggaattctttGTAAAACATTCGAAAATTAACAActacttataaatgaaaaattagttaaataaacattttctagTGGACtaaattgtgaatctaaaccatcctcgaatCCCCttaaactcacacaaaaaatttaatcaaaatcggtccagccgtctagcaGGAGTTTAGTgtcatacacacgcacacaagaaatgtatatatgtataaagataaaatatactaatatatgtacatatatatgcaaatttaatttaaaaaactaataactcATATATTCCGTTATTATTGCAGAGCTTGAAAAGTGGAATAGCGGAGTTAAAAACGTTTACTATGTTTTTCACAATCAAACAAATATCGAATCGGAGCAGAATGTAACTTTTGGTTTCTCAATTGAGTTTTAAAGAGAGACAATTATAAACAGACAAACACAAAACATAACTAcctaaatgaatttaatttaacgTCATCACAATGTACCTATTCACTGCACTGGACGAAAAAACGCTACTACATCTCAAATTATTGCTAAATATATCTACTTTGAGAAGTGTGAAAGCAACAATTAGAACTATAAAAATTAGAAGACGTACAATTGCCCTGActacaaaaagaaaatacagaGCAAAATTACAGAAGCATAGCACCGTTGCTTATTctaatgtaaatttatatacaataagaGTTCAACTATCTCTTCCcttaaaatgtcaaaataaaacCCAAACGGATTTAACTGTTAGATATGGATGTATGATAATCATGAGTAAACCTTTATAACCTTATAATCATTTATCAAAAATTACTACCATATAAGAAAATACAGTAACCCAACAATCAATCATTGCAGCGCTAAGTACTGAGAATTGAAACGTACGCTAAACTACATCCAAGCAATGCAGAATATACCAACCTTGTAGAGGGTATTAATATctacgaaaattaaaataaaatctttaattaaaaactgaaGAAGTCGATCTTttactaaatatgtaaatttatacatatgtatttatttacataattttacaaTATGAATTATTAGATgtaattaaagtacatatgaTAACTGAATTAAGCGTCCAGAGCAAGGCTTAAATATGAcggtaagtaaataaatatatttatatatatatataataaatatgattatgttttttgtttatacagTCTGTgtctatattattattattgttttgggACAGAAATTCTCACTAATAGGGACATGTCTACGGCAAGGCAAACGCCAAAGTTGACAAACAAGAAATTAGGGgcactttaaatattttgcgcTCATTGATAATCATATGCTATAACtaagtttaattgaaatttgaaaaatcgaaTGTTCTATTAAAACAACTTTCACAGTTCCTTTCTACAACATATTGGATTACAGCATCAAACAAATTCTCCGTTTAGCTCGATAGATTTGATCCCATGATTCCATAACTTCTTAAACCCGTCTGAAAAATAAGCTTTCTGTAGGTCTTCACAATAGGCCTCGTCCTTATTCCACTAAAATTTCTACGCACACAGCTTTTTGGAGTTTGGAACTTAAAATTGTGGTAcggagcgttgtcatgatggaagAGCACTTTTTTCTTACTCTGTGATCATTTTTCCTTTCTTCAATTAGTCGATGTATATCACACCTGGTGAATCCCACAAAACGGTGGACATATCTTTGCCAACCTACAGTACAGTCTTCATTTTTTTGGAGCAAGCTCTCCGATAAAGTCCACTTTACTCCATCGGATTGCGCTTAAACAGCGTCACACATTGCTCTGAAGTGATTCTCTTAAGAGTGGGTTGTTAAAAACCAACGTGCAATCACGTTAGCACTTGTTAAACCAATTTTCGACAGTCGCCATCGAAGGAGAAGTGTCACCACTTTCTAGTTTTATAAAAGCCGTGGGCAGGACTGAAATTTTTACAGTAATAGTCCACGTCATAgtattacacaaaaaaaattgtcttgCGATAGTGGCACTATCGCGTAGTGGGCTAAGTCATTATCAGACTGGCTTCCATATCTGACGCGAGCCATAAATCTAACGAAAATTTTGCGTCCTTTCCAAATAAACGAAGAATTTGAAAGTTAGACGTATTACCCATGTCCCAGAGTGGACGCtcctttaaaatgaaataatgtaatataataattttaaataccatAATACTAATCGAAATAGTAGTCTCGCTTAAGTTAAATTCTattgagatacatatgtatatgcgatataaagtcatcCAAAGAAacgtaaaataaatttcgttatataattttaggaaCAGTCTTGaaaacaatttcattcatatttagcGCTAAACCATGTTATAGTTAAGAAAACATGtacacttaatttcatttaaatatccaATATTGAAGGTTTAAAGCCAACCGGAAagttggaaatcactatatcggCGATGTTGGAGATAGAGAGACGTCCGGAATTTATAAATTATGCCAGCGAACATGTTTCCACGCAATTTTTTAAGATTGTTCGCCTATATATTTCTGAAAAATcggttgtatgggagatatatggtatagttgtccatttttatttattttcactgtcattgtTAAGTATGTATTAGAGgacaaatctgtaaaattacctgctcttagttttttaattaaaggcagGATACCGGAATATAAAAGATCTGAAGAATCGGTTGTACGGGAGATATATGTTATAGCTGGTCGATTGCGAATCGAAATTCACCtacttatgtattaaatttcattcgccTACCTCAAAAACTGCCgaacaaatttgtatattcCCTGAAAGCTGAACTACGGCTTAAAAATCGCTGGCTCAAAATCGGTTTATGACCTATAGTTTTTCGggcaaaattaatatcaaaattcaactacgtattaaatttcattcgcaTATCATAAAAACTGacgaacaaatttttatagttcCTGAAATCTAAACTACGCCTTAAAAATCGCTGGCTCAAATTCGGTTTATGACCTATAGTTTTTCGggcaaaattaatatcaaaattcacctacgtattaaatttcattcgcaTATTATAAAAACTGacgaacaaatttttatagttcCTGAAAGCTAAACTACGCCTTAAAAATCGCTGGCTCAAATTCGGTTTTAGACCCATAGTTCAGGTTTTAGACCCATCATCAGGCAAATTGTTCAGAACGATCCGTAGAACAGTTATTTCGTTATACCTTGTTTTGATCTTCCTTGCCATGCTCCTATCCATTCGCCGTATAGACAGTACATGGGTTTACCAGTCCATTACGTTTTCAGCCGTACACAACTTTTGGTAATCTCGTCCGCTATCTTATTGTCCTCGATGCGTTTGTGACCTGCGACACCCTCCACTGCTGCCCTGACTCTCAAGCTTATCGCGATCTTTGATTGTCGCTTGACTGTTCACGTAAATGTTACCTCTGTAGTTGCCTGCTGATGCATTAGAGGCAAAATCCACGCCCTAATAGCAAAGATCACTGCTTGAAATATATTGCAGCTTGGTCCGGCAGCTTGAAAGGCTACATCATGTATACCCTGCACCAACTCCGTCCTCCATTTTTGAGCCTTgcgtatacatttttaatatgttgcTCGCAGATAAAATATCTTTACGCCAACCACCTCTTTCTATATTTGCTTTGGACTTTCTTTCCCAATTTAAAATTGAGATCATGTAGTTGGTGCTTTCCACACCATCATTAATTACCGAGCTATGCCCGAAGGTTCTCTATGTATGCAGTCATTGAGCGAGAGTTGTCTCGCATTTATCGAAGGGATCCTACTATAGGCGTAATAATTAGTTGAATTTCTTCCCAAATAAAAGCATTCTTTCCGACAtagattttaatttgttttttactaatacataaactattttttacgtatgaaaataactttttgtacaatttatatatatactgtattttattgtaatactacatattacatattttgcaGTCTCATTCACAAAGCAACTACTATTACAACAATGAAAACGATGCCTTATCCTGCAATAGCCGACCAATTAAtagcactttacatagagaaaGTAGTAATGAGCAATATAAAAACAACGttgatatatataattacagTAATACAAACGACATCACCAACGGCTCCAGAGGATCAAGAGACATTATAATGCAGCGGAAGTCTTACGAACCTGGTAGTGACGTATACGTGGATAGTAACAGAGAATGTGTGAATACATGTGGAGGTGATATCGATTTATTATTACAAAGGGGTGCCACAATATCAACCAAATCATTAACATCTATGACTTTGCAAAGAGACTATAGTAATGGGAGCAGTTATATCATCAATGACAacctaaacgatcaaaatcgcGTATACAATAGTTACATTAACGATAGCTATAGGAATGAAGGCATCGTAAATAGTACAGCTTATTGCTACAATATTCCCATTAGTACTATAAGTGATGAAAATACAGTGGGATTTAACCACGATACCAGTGGATACAGTGCCGGGTACACCAGTTGGGAGAATACCCTCCATAATGATGAGTATCTTAGCGGACGACATAAATCCATTGGCAGTACGAAAGTATTGCCATGCATACCAACGGAACAAAGCAGCGGCTGGCGGGATGGTTTGTATGAATATGATGACATGAAAATGCAAGCACAATGTTATGATGCGAACATTCCTCTAACGAAATCATCTATATTACCGTTACAAACAATAGGGGCGGTACGAATGTCACCCAATGTAGGTGCAAATGAGAGCCTCACTAAATCATATGGCGGCGCGGTTGCTTGTTCAACTTCGGATACTactgtgtataaaaatattggtaTTAAGGAGGGTGCTAAAGACCTTGCTTGTAGTGGTCCGGCGCCCTTGCGTTTATTGCCACAGCTTCATCTTAACCAGGAATGTGGGAATGTAAATCGTAGGAAAACAGTAGACGGTCATAATACTGGGACAATGATGTCTTTATCAACAGAAATTACACCGACGACTTCAACTAATTTTTGCAAGGATACATGCGACAATAcgacaataataaaaaactacGGACATATTTATGGCAATACGTATTATAAAAGCAGGAATACCTCCGCAGTTTCAACTTATAGTGAAACTTTATTGCAACGGCAATATGTATCGATGACACCCCAATGCAATATGGAATACGATGGTTGCAGTACATCATACAATACTGCGTACAACAATAGTAATACAGCTGACATGGCGGCATATTCCGCAGAAACAGCACAAAAGTTACAGCTACAGCAACAACGCAAATATGCAATTATGATGGCAATGACTACGGCGTCTGTGATAGCGTCCGGCGAAACGCGTGTGCCGGTGAAACGTTCTATCGAATGTAATGTGACGACTCATAGTGAAAATGTGAACGTCGCACAGACTGATTCTGTAGCATTAAAAGCTCAAGCTTTTGGCGGCTATGATATTTTTAGTAATGAAGCGAATACTACGTCGTCAAGTAATATTCTACGTAATACAAGTTCGTCGGTTACAACCCATTTGACAATGAAAACACCATCAACGCTCACACTAACGACTTCATCTAGAAAATTGCCAAAACGTCTACCcacaccaaaaacaaaaattaataataacaatagcaacTGCCACGACAAAGTGAATGGTGTTAACAAGAAACTACCACAATTACCATTTGAAAAAGAAACACCGACCGCTGATAATGTGGACACAGTGATGTCGCAAGTTGTGAATATGAGCGATATGTCTGCAGTATCAACGACAAAAAGTACAATAGAAACATCGCAAATTAAATCAACTAATGCAATTGCAATAACAACCACATTCCCTTCATTATTGACAGACACATGTAGTGCATCTAAATCAATAACATGTATAGAATCATTAACAACATCAACAGCATCAGTATCATCACCAACATTAATAGCATCGTATTCAACATCATATCTACCATATATGTCGAATGTAACAGCAACCAAAGCAACAAGCAATGCATGCGAAACTACTGACTTTACTTCAACAACAAATGgtaaaaaacatttaacaacAATACCGTCGCCAACTTCAGCGAAAGATAGTGAAGTTTTTGCGCATAGCAAAATTAACAGTTACATCAGtgtttacaataacaataacacctTTGGTAAATATGATATTGATAAGGAAAACAGCCTCAATTACAGCAATAATAATAGTGTTATCATATCACCAACATCAACTGTATTatcagtaacaacaacaatgctaacGAATACAACATCTTCGCTTTCAGGCGATCATCCTTTTTATTTCAAGCAACAGCCcggtttttttacaaatatgagCACTAGTAGCGGAAACATTGATGATAGCATTGCGTTTAAACATTCTAGTATATATGCTAATGTATATGATAATTTTTTACAGACAACTGCATCCACATCATCCAATTCGCCACCATCGTCGCCTTCCATAAAAATTCCACCAAATACGTGTAATAAAGTAGTTAATCCAACATTATTAGAGACCACAGATGCCATTAAAAGTACAATAGATCGCGCAAGCGATATTTCATCAATAACTGTAACGCCATTAACCACGCCATcatcaacatcaacaacaacaacaccaacaacaaaaagatcAGTCATGTTTTTTCCATGTAGTAGTGACCAAAGTAATAGAATTATACGTAATGTTAAACCTAATGATAACTTAAGTACTAGTACTGTCGTAGGACTCAAAAATAGTATAGCTATGAGTACCGATGAAAATTCATTTGCCAATACTTATAATCTAAATGCTAAGGGTATATTTGATACAACAATGTCTAAAATTTATGATGAATATCTTAAAAATGCTGGTGAAAGTTATTTAATATCGACTGCAACAACTTTATCAACGTTAACAACAACAGTTACCACGTTATCTGTGACGAGTTGTGCACCATCAAGTACAAGCATAGCAGTTGCAACAACATGTGATACACTCGAGTCACGGCCTTTCACATTAAATACGTTATATAAAATATCggtaacaccaacaacaacagcttctCCTGTAACTTCATCGTCGTTTGATGTCAGAAATGCCTCGAATCTAAAAACGTTATCAACAACAACGGATTCAACTACGCCATTTATTGGACATGATGTGACATGGtcagaaaatttattacaaaatgatTCTCATAGCATAATCACAACCACACCATCAGTAGTAACATCATTGCCCAATAATAATGTTGGGCCATTGCTCACAACAACTGTTGAATTAGCGAATATGGCGATAACGACAACAATCAAAAACACAGTTAGTATCGCTGACACGATTACGCCAAAAACGTATACGGATTATTTGGCAAAGTATGAAATGCCAATATTATCAATGGTTGATAGTAGCGGTGGCAGTTTAAACAGTGATACAACAAACCTAAATATAAGCGACAAACTCTACAGTAAATACTATGCAATGTTGCATACATTTGATATGAATGCGTATACATTACCCACAACAGATGTAAGCACTATACCAAATGCAAACTTTACTTCCCTAAGCGAGGCTAGCGTTGAAAACGTTATGACTACTACTTCAGTTGCCGCAGTAAGCAAGTACGATAATATTTCAGAGACGTATAAAGTGTCTGGCGATATCTGTTCATTGACAACATCAAAAACATGTACCACCACAACGAAAACCATTTATAGTGACGACAGTATTACATTTTCATACCCAATCATAAATAAGAGCGTTGATACAGCTATTACAACGGCCCTGTCAGCATCAGTAACGGTACCGTCACTCACTTCGGCTTTTGATGATAGTTTTTACGATAGCTATAATGTTGATTGGTCATCGTTGGCAGCACTTACCACTATTGACAAATCGAATACCGAAATGTCAACAAAGCCTGAAATAGCAACAACCGACATAATGGTTTATAAGGATGATACCATTACAACCGCTGCTAGCGTTAGCATAAGCGGAGGTACACAAGGTAGTTATTATCGCCCATCTATGCCAACAAATGCAGATGCATATACAAAACAAAGCTCAGCAATAACTACTTTATCAGTTGCGGACACAACATTATCGCCACCTACACTTAATGTTACTGATAAGGCTACTGGTATGTTTGGTGGTATTTCTAAAGGTTTCAAAGGCGGGCTCGACGGTGTGCTTAGCAGTGTAAATACTGCAACAGCCAAAAGTGATTCAGattcaaaacaacaacagccgaAAAGGAGTGGATTCGGATTTGGTTTGGCCTCGAAATTCGTTCCAAATGTAGGTGGCTTGTTTGCCGGCACGACGACTCTCGTGCAGCAGACAAGCGCGGTTGTACAACCAACAAATATAAGTGTCAATGTGACTAGTACAATTCCaaaaataactacaacaaccacaacattAAATACGACCACACTAATGGATAGTTGTGGTTATGGTTCCTACGGTAGTACTACAGTTGCAACTACTCTTGAAGAGACCAACGGGCAAATAAATAGTTGCGCTGTCATCAGTAACTACAGTGAACCATTGTATACGAACAGTCATGACGATAATATGATATTTTCGTATGATATGAGAGACAATGCTTTACATGGTCAGCAGAGGCAATCTGTAAAATCTGATGAAATGATGTTGGCTGCTTCGCACATGATGTCTGAACACATCGGAAATTATGGTAATATAGATGACATTATGTACGTGCAGCCACATGAAATTCATTCTCTATTGCCTTTAAGTGAAGTGGTGAGAAATGATATTAGAAAAACTGGCCTAAATAGCTATGCATATAAAGTTAGCTATGATGTTGCTGATGTGGCGCCTGTTGCGGCCGCGAATGAAGAATATGGCCAAGTTAAGTATAATGAATATGTAGCGGATATACACCAAGCTGTTGATGATATGGAAAATGTTTCTCATGTAGAGCAAATCAACGAAGAAATGCATGTTGGTGTAATTGATGGTAGTATGATTAGTACAtcaggttatgttgaaaatgatATGACGACTACATATTACCATCCACAGCAACAAATTAACCGCGAACATacgccacagcaacaacaacagcaggagGAAGGTCTAAATAACACTAGATTGCAAAATACATCGTCACTTGCGCAAAAGGCTTCCTCATCTCTCTTACCAGCGATTTCGAATCTCACTGCACATGTAAATAACCAACGACCACTTACAAGCAGCGCAAGTAGCACCAATAGTAAGCCATCGTTAACAGTGAAGCCTGTTAAGCCTAGCACCGGTAGTAGTGGTGGTATGTTTGGTTCATTTCTAGGAAAAGCAGCTGCTGCTGTACAGTCTGCAACACAAGTTGTCAATCAGGCTACCACATCCGTACAACAAAAGGCTGCAACAGTTATAGCGCCTTCATCAACAGAAATAGCTGTAACGACTGCAACAATATCAACAGCATCGGTTGCAACAACTAATCATCAGAAAAAATTGCTTTCACAACAAAGCACAATATCACCAAGCTATTATTCTGCTACCACAACAATGGCCGAGGATTATGACAATAGAAATTTGtacaactacaaaaataatgTAGAAACAGCAGAAACAACAGTTACAGCAAGTAACTCAATGTCTGTTACAGATGCTGCAGGACGACAATACACCAATTACATTTTGCATGGTAATCAAGATCAACTCCAAAAGCaacaaaactgtaaaatattgcCGTCGGTGCCCACAGCTGGATCCACAGGTAAAAAGTTGCCCGCCATCAATAGCAGTAAATCCGGGTTTTTAATAAAGCAACAGCCAACGGAAATCTACGACGAAGATCTAATTATTGATCTAGTGACTGATACCAGTCAACATCATTTGATCGGCTCCGCTGATGAACATAACGATTTGCTCGACGACGGCGAAACCGTCGACGAACtaagtgaaaataatttgagTAATATAGATGTAGATGATAATGATGATTTGGATTTGTATTCCGTTGATAATCGCATTGGTCGAGAGCTGAGCCACAAACAGCAAAGCTTACGACAAATTCAGCAAATTTATGACATCGATAGTGAGCAGGCTAATTACTACTCGGACCCCCAGCTGCAGGAAGCACCGTCGGATTCCCAACAAAAGTTGTCTCAACATCTCCAACGAGGCTTAGCTACCAATGGTTATTATGAGCATACAAATGGTGGTTATGATTATCGCGAGGATTATTTTAATGAAGAAGATGAGTATAAATATCTTCAGAAAGAACAGGAAATACtttttcaacaacaacagcaaaacttactgaaacaaaaacagcaacaaaaatatcaatatgAGGATTCTAGCGATATTTATATGGAAGATAATTACCAAAGCGAAGACAGTGGCAATTATCTAGATGAAAGTTCGAGCAGTAGTGTTGTTGGTGGAGCGGCAAACGCTTTAGCAAGTAAATTACATTCAATACAAATCGCTGAAATACCAATTAGTGGAGAGCATGATAAAATGTTGAATGATTTGAACACATTACCTATTGTACCAACAACAGATAACTCCTCTGGTATGATCAATGGGAACGCTGCTGCTGCTTTACCGTCATCGTCCCATCAACATCAAATCAAAAAACAGGATAGCATAATTGTAGAGGAGGATGAAGAAGACATGTTGCTCAATGATATCGGTGTCAACAATAGTGTAATATGTAAAGATCAACAGCCGCATAGTCGTAAGTCAAGCCATGAGTCactaattgaaaatgaaaatgacacAATGTGCGAATTGCCGTCCATTCCCGCTGTAACACCCAAGAAAAAAATCCTCGTACGCGGTGAAACCGAGGAAGTGGTCAGCGGGCACTTGCATATGCTCCGCAAGTCAGAGATTACAGCAAAGCAGCGTTGGCATTGGGCCTACAATAAGATTATAATCCAATTAAATGTAAGTATAATAACATATTACAGAAATTCATCATATTATAGCagtatgtaattaaaatttatatctttAGTGCTAATGTTGGAACAATTCACTTTAGAACAAGTGATGAAGgggtaagttcgggtgtaaccgaacatttttaaATCTCACAATTTGCAAGGATTAAAGCCGGGAAAATATTCTCAGGTATTGGCTCAA
This genomic interval from Bactrocera oleae isolate idBacOlea1 chromosome X, idBacOlea1, whole genome shotgun sequence contains the following:
- the unc-13 gene encoding serine-rich adhesin for platelets isoform X12, with amino-acid sequence MTSHSQSNYYYNNENDALSCNSRPINSTLHRESSNEQYKNNVDIYNYSNTNDITNGSRGSRDIIMQRKSYEPGSDVYVDSNRECVNTCGGDIDLLLQRGATISTKSLTSMTLQRDYSNGSSYIINDNLNDQNRVYNSYINDSYRNEGIVNSTAYCYNIPISTISDENTVGFNHDTSGYSAGYTSWENTLHNDEYLSGRHKSIGSTKVLPCIPTEQSSGWRDGLYEYDDMKMQAQCYDANIPLTKSSILPLQTIGAVRMSPNVGANESLTKSYGGAVACSTSDTTVYKNIGIKEGAKDLACSGPAPLRLLPQLHLNQECGNVNRRKTVDGHNTGTMMSLSTEITPTTSTNFCKDTCDNTTIIKNYGHIYGNTYYKSRNTSAVSTYSETLLQRQYVSMTPQCNMEYDGCSTSYNTAYNNSNTADMAAYSAETAQKLQLQQQRKYAIMMAMTTASVIASGETRVPVKRSIECNVTTHSENVNVAQTDSVALKAQAFGGYDIFSNEANTTSSSNILRNTSSSVTTHLTMKTPSTLTLTTSSRKLPKRLPTPKTKINNNNSNCHDKVNGVNKKLPQLPFEKETPTADNVDTVMSQVVNMSDMSAVSTTKSTIETSQIKSTNAIAITTTFPSLLTDTCSASKSITCIESLTTSTASVSSPTLIASYSTSYLPYMSNVTATKATSNACETTDFTSTTNGKKHLTTIPSPTSAKDSEVFAHSKINSYISVYNNNNTFGKYDIDKENSLNYSNNNSVIISPTSTVLSVTTTMLTNTTSSLSGDHPFYFKQQPGFFTNMSTSSGNIDDSIAFKHSSIYANVYDNFLQTTASTSSNSPPSSPSIKIPPNTCNKVVNPTLLETTDAIKSTIDRASDISSITVTPLTTPSSTSTTTTPTTKRSVMFFPCSSDQSNRIIRNVKPNDNLSTSTVVGLKNSIAMSTDENSFANTYNLNAKGIFDTTMSKIYDEYLKNAGESYLISTATTLSTLTTTVTTLSVTSCAPSSTSIAVATTCDTLESRPFTLNTLYKISVTPTTTASPVTSSSFDVRNASNLKTLSTTTDSTTPFIGHDVTWSENLLQNDSHSIITTTPSVVTSLPNNNVGPLLTTTVELANMAITTTIKNTVSIADTITPKTYTDYLAKYEMPILSMVDSSGGSLNSDTTNLNISDKLYSKYYAMLHTFDMNAYTLPTTDVSTIPNANFTSLSEASVENVMTTTSVAAVSKYDNISETYKVSGDICSLTTSKTCTTTTKTIYSDDSITFSYPIINKSVDTAITTALSASVTVPSLTSAFDDSFYDSYNVDWSSLAALTTIDKSNTEMSTKPEIATTDIMVYKDDTITTAASVSISGGTQGSYYRPSMPTNADAYTKQSSAITTLSVADTTLSPPTLNVTDKATGMFGGISKGFKGGLDGVLSSVNTATAKSDSDSKQQQPKRSGFGFGLASKFVPNVGGLFAGTTTLVQQTSAVVQPTNISVNVTSTIPKITTTTTTLNTTTLMDSCGYGSYGSTTVATTLEETNGQINSCAVISNYSEPLYTNSHDDNMIFSYDMRDNALHGQQRQSVKSDEMMLAASHMMSEHIGNYGNIDDIMYVQPHEIHSLLPLSEVVRNDIRKTGLNSYAYKVSYDVADVAPVAAANEEYGQVKYNEYVADIHQAVDDMENVSHVEQINEEMHVGVIDGSMISTSGYVENDMTTTYYHPQQQINREHTPQQQQQQEEGLNNTRLQNTSSLAQKASSSLLPAISNLTAHVNNQRPLTSSASSTNSKPSLTVKPVKPSTGSSGGMFGSFLGKAAAAVQSATQVVNQATTSVQQKAATVIAPSSTEIAVTTATISTASVATTNHQKKLLSQQSTISPSYYSATTTMAEDYDNRNLYNYKNNVETAETTVTASNSMSVTDAAGRQYTNYILHGNQDQLQKQQNCKILPSVPTAGSTGKKLPAINSSKSGFLIKQQPTEIYDEDLIIDLVTDTSQHHLIGSADEHNDLLDDGETVDELSENNLSNIDVDDNDDLDLYSVDNRIGRELSHKQQSLRQIQQIYDIDSEQANYYSDPQLQEAPSDSQQKLSQHLQRGLATNGYYEHTNGGYDYREDYFNEEDEYKYLQKEQEILFQQQQQNLLKQKQQQKYQYEDSSDIYMEDNYQSEDSGNYLDESSSSSVVGGAANALASKLHSIQIAEIPISGEHDKMLNDLNTLPIVPTTDNSSGMINGNAAAALPSSSHQHQIKKQDSIIVEEDEEDMLLNDIGVNNSVICKDQQPHSRKSSHESLIENENDTMCELPSIPAVTPKKKILVRGETEEVVSGHLHMLRKSEITAKQRWHWAYNKIIIQLNNGSGPGDIGIRGSGHPGDNPFYSNIDSMPDIRPRRKSIPLVSELTMAATKRNAGLTSAVPRATLNDEELKMHVYKKALQALIYPISSTTPHNFVLWTATSPTYCYECEGLLWGIARQGVRCTECGVKCHEKCKDLLNADCLQRAAEKSSKHGAEDKANSIITAMKDRMRQREREKPEIFELIRECHNSSDRIKVRVWDEDNDLKSKLRQKLTRESDDFLGQTIIEVRTLSGEMDVWYNLEKRTDKSAVSGAIRLHISVEIKGEEKVAPYHVQYTCLHENIFHYLCEENCGMVKLPQQKGDDAWKLYFDEIPEEIVDEFAMRYGIENIYQAMTHFHCLSTKYLCPGVPAVMSTLLANINAYYAHTTASSAVSASDRFAASNFGKEKFVKLLDQLHNSLRIDLSMYRNNFPASSQEKLMDLKSTVDLLTSITFFRMKVQELSSPPRASTVVKDCVKACLRSTYQFLFENCYELYNREFQVDPNEAKRDSDDHGPKLDNVDFWHKLIALIVSVIDEDKNSYGTVLNQFPQELNIGQLSAATMWSLFAVDMKYALEEHEQHRLCKSSAYMNLHFRVKWLYSNYVKEVPPYKGAVPEYPAWFEPFVMQWLNENDDVSLEYLHGAFNRDKKDGFQKSSEHALFSNSVVDVFTQLTQCFDVVSKLECPDPEIWKRYMRRFAKTIVKVLIAYADIVKKEFPDHMKDERIACILMNNIQQLRVQLEKMFESMGGDKLEEDAANILKELQQNLNMALDDLASQFAVSLEPRITQSVRELGDLLLSVKGGNNMNFNQAAQGNVVAVEADEVLRPLMDLLDGSLTLYAQSCEKTVLKRLLKELWKIVMRILEKTIVLPPMTDKSMMFKHLTDNAKNLASNAKIEDMGRLFKSHMSGKQDVKSALSGVMDISKEVEKNLSPKQCAVLDVALDTIKQYFHAAGNGLKKTFLEKSPELQSLRYALSLYTQMTDTLIKTFISSQVHEIDPENQEESVGEISVQIDLFSHPGTGEHKVNVKVVAANDIKWQIASGMFRPFIEINLIGPHLQDRKRKFATKSKSNNWSPKYNETFNFTIGNEEQLEFFELHICVKDYCFAREDRLVGVAVIPLKDISEKGSVACWLPLQRRIHMDETGWTILRILSQRNNDEVAKEFVKLKSEIRQEPLVGT